From the bacterium genome, the window TGAGGAGCGTGAGTTCATTTTTGAGCCGAAGATTGGGGTTCTTCTTGACCATCTTCTCTCCCACTATCTTCATACTCAGATTTATCGTGCCATTCTTGAATCAGCAACGAGCGAGCAATCAGCGCGCTTCATAGCTATGGATATGGCTACCCAAAACGCCAATCGCCTCCTCCACAGTCTCCGCATCCAATATAATAAGGAGAGGCAAGCCCAAATCACAAAGGAGATAACGGAGATAGTTGGAGGGGCAGAGGTACTGAGGAGAGGATAGGATTATGGCTAAAGGAAAAGTTATTCAAATATTTGGTCCGGTTTTGGATGTTCGTTTTTCTCCTGAGGAAGTTCCTCCATTGTATAATGCCCTTCGCATAAAGGATGCGAGGAACGGCAGGGAGGTAGTGGCGGAAGTTATGCAGGATTTGGGAGATGGGATAGTGAGATGCGTCGCCTTGGGACCCACTGAGGGTTTCTATAGGGGGGCTGAGGCGGAGGATACAGGCGCTCCTGTGATGGTGCCAGTAGGTCCCGAGACATTGGGAAGGCTCTTCAATGTTTTAGGTGAGCCGATAGATAAGATGGAGCCGCCAAAGAACGCCCCCCGCCAGCCAATCCATAAACAACCGCCTTCCCTCGCCGAACAATCAACGGAAATTGTTCCATTTGAAACGGGAATAAAAGTCATAGACCTCCTCTGCCCTTTCCCTAAAGGAGGGAAGATTGGGCTATTTGGTGGAGCGGGAGTGGGGAAAACGGTGATACTGATGGAGCTAATCCGAAATGTGGCTATAGAGCACGGAGGAGTTGCCCTTTTTGCTGGGGTAGGGGAGAGAACGAGGGAGGGGAACGACCTCTGGCTTGAGATGAAGGAGACGGGAGTCCTCCAGAAGACGACATTGGTATTTGGACAGATGAACGAACCCCCTGGGGCGCGCTTCCGTGTAGCTCTTACAGCCCTAACTATGGCGGAATACTTTAGGGATGAGATGGGGCAGGATGTCCTTTTGTTCATAGATAACATCTATCGCTTCATCCAGGCTGGCTCGGAGGTATCAGCCCTTTTGGGAAGAATTCCCTCCGCTGTTGGCTATCAGCCAACTCTTTCCACAGACCTTGCTAAATTGCAGGAGCGGATAACCTCAACTAAAAAGGGCTCAATAACCTCGGTTCAAGCTATATATGTTCCCGCTGATGACCCGACGGACCCTGGACCCGCTACAGCTTTCTCCCATCTTGACGCCTTCGTATATTTGGATAGGCAGCTTGCGGAGATGGGGATTTATCCTGCAGTTGACCCTCTAGCATCCGCATCAAGGATATTAGACCCCAACATAGTTGGGCAGGAACATTACGAGACGGCGAGAGGGGTTCAAGCAGTTCTTCAAAGATATAAGGAGCTTCAAGATATAATAGCTATATTGGGGATTGAAGAGCTTTCCGATGAGGATAAACTTATAGTTCATAGGGCGCGCTGTTTACAGAGGTTCTTATCGCAGCCCTTCTTCGTGGCGGAGGTTTTCACCGGTGTGCCAGGAAAGTACATAAAGAGGGAGGACACAGTGCGAGGATTCAAGGAGATATTGGAGGGGAAATGGGACCACTTACCGGAATCAGCCTTCTATATGGTTGGGACAATAGAGGAGGCGGTGGAGAAGGCGAAAACGATGGGGGCGATTTGAGATGGCGAAGCAGTTTGAATTGGAGATACTCACTCCCAACGAAAGGATTTTCAATGGAAAGGTTTCCTCCCTTGTGATGCCAGCGGAGGAAGGATATTGGGGTGTATTAGCTGGTCACATACCGAGCATAGCCAAGTTGAGAGAGGGCAAAGTAAGGGCGAGGATAAACGAAGAGGAGAAGGAATGGATGATAAAGGGCGGATATGCTTGGGTGGAAAGGGAAAAGACAGTTCTGCTTGTGGAATTGTAGAGAAATGGATTCGGAATAAAACAAGTCGCAATATTTCTGTGGAAAAGTACGACGATGATTTGATGGATAAGCTTTTAGATAGGGTAGATATGGCTGATTACGACATACATATATCGCAAGCAAGACACAACGAGGAGGTAGCTAAAAAACATATATCGGTTGAAACTTTAAATTTGAGCTGGGTATCAGAATATAATATCTTCCTCCGAGATAAGATGAAGATAGTTTAAATTGTCAAAACATTCAACGCATCCTTATACTTTTATTTATGGAGAAGATTACATCAAGAGCGATTATAATCGGGAGCATATGCGTCGCTATCCTCTCCTTTGCTGTTCCATATTCTGACCTTCTCCTCAACGGAACCTGGATAGCCTGCTCTCACCTCGCCATCGGTCCCATTCTGCTTTTCTTCCCGCTCGTCGCCCTCATAAATTATTTCCTCCGCAAATTCAAATCCTCCACCAACATCTTTATACTCTCCTTTATCGCTCTTATAGGTATCTCCCTTTCCCACCTATTGCTTCGCCACTTAGGAATAATAAGCATTTTAGTTCCCTCTATCCTTTTCATATCCCTTTTCCTCTGGGCTTACC encodes:
- the atpD gene encoding F0F1 ATP synthase subunit beta, whose product is MAKGKVIQIFGPVLDVRFSPEEVPPLYNALRIKDARNGREVVAEVMQDLGDGIVRCVALGPTEGFYRGAEAEDTGAPVMVPVGPETLGRLFNVLGEPIDKMEPPKNAPRQPIHKQPPSLAEQSTEIVPFETGIKVIDLLCPFPKGGKIGLFGGAGVGKTVILMELIRNVAIEHGGVALFAGVGERTREGNDLWLEMKETGVLQKTTLVFGQMNEPPGARFRVALTALTMAEYFRDEMGQDVLLFIDNIYRFIQAGSEVSALLGRIPSAVGYQPTLSTDLAKLQERITSTKKGSITSVQAIYVPADDPTDPGPATAFSHLDAFVYLDRQLAEMGIYPAVDPLASASRILDPNIVGQEHYETARGVQAVLQRYKELQDIIAILGIEELSDEDKLIVHRARCLQRFLSQPFFVAEVFTGVPGKYIKREDTVRGFKEILEGKWDHLPESAFYMVGTIEEAVEKAKTMGAI